In Cystobacter fuscus DSM 2262, a single window of DNA contains:
- a CDS encoding non-ribosomal peptide synthetase has product MRLPSRDAPAFATAVSEVPSWVDVLRERARAQPEARVFTFLDEEGETPITYSELDEGARAVAAMLQRHLAPGDRALLLYPPGRDYVLGFLGCLYAGVIAVPAYPPDPTRLGRTLPRLQALVADCRPAAALTTSPLLDMVEFLTSEAPDLRALRWLATDALAPGTSDAWSAPRLSSSDLAFLQYTSGSTGTPKGVMLSHAHLLHNSALISLGFDAPPNPVGVIWLPPYHDMGLIGGILQPLYRDIPTVLMSPLFFLQRPLRWLEAVSRHGGTVSGGPNFAYELCVRKSTPEERAALDLSRWSVAFCGAEPIRQETLERFAEAFAPAGFRREAFYPCYGLAEGTLIVSGGRRAEPPVLRHFEREALLRGEARAAASEGVAMIGCGQSLGDQEVRIVDPQTLAPCAPGRVGEIWVRGPSVAQGYWERPEETGRTFHARLAGSGEGPYLRTGDLGVLEGGELFVTGRQKDLLIIRGRNHYPQDLELTVERCDPGLRPGCGAAFSVTVDGEERVVAVHEFSHRSGDAAERSREVIARIRQSVAEQHELAVHAVVLLTPGSLPKTSSGKVQRHASRAAFLEGSLEVLGSWREDTSSSSGQGTAPAEAPVPPPGSSPEALLPWLSARLSRALGIAPGELSLDEPLTRYGLDSLRSLEVQNGLESALGVALPVTFLLQGPSTRELAARLSERSAPASEVSATPVDPAAPAPLSDGQRALWFLQRMAPDSTAYHVVRAVRIVSPLDVPALERAFQTLVARHASLRAVFPEEQGAPVQRFVTWPGSVLHVEDASGWSEATLEARLDAEAREPFDLAQGPLMRVLLFTRGADSHVLLLAMHHLVTDFWSLAVMLEELGALYSAETGGVPAVLPVGAPEPVAAIQSLAARLAGPRGEALRAFWGSRLGGELPALALPLDHPRPRLQSFRGDSLPFHVGPETTARVKALAREHGATPYMVLLAAFFAFLRRYTGQEDVLVGSPTAGRARPELARLVGYLVNPVALRASLPPGLSFAQLISQVRTTVLEAIEHQEWPFARLVEQLQPTREPGRSPLFQAMFVLQRGHLPGDPGPLSAFALGEAGARMRLGPLTLESLPVSTRGAAFDLTLMMAETGEGLGGSWEYCTDLFEPSTAARMARHFVSLLASLVESPERPVEAAELLDAEERARVLGSWSEGPRVDVAEGHLAGLLMERARRSPGQEALVCGAERLDYRELEARARRLGHRLRREGVGPEVRVGVLLERGVDVGVAFWGVQLAGGVYVPLDAMQPRERLEWMVEDSRPLVVVTRAGLGERCRVPPSVRVLRLDEPGDDAAGPLESSAGAEHAAYVIYTSGSTGRPKGVELTHRGALHLAHTQWRVFGLAEGSRVLQFAPLGFDASISEFLMTVAAGAALIFPAAGELLVGEGLKRTLVEGRVDTATLPPSVLALLPPEGLETLRTVISAGEACPPELVARWAPGRRFLNAYGPTEVTVCASWAECRADEARPPPIGGPLGNTQVYVLDAALRPVPPGVAGELYVGGPGVARGYLGRPELTAERFVPHPFAREPGARLYRTGDVVRWRVDGALEYLGRADAQVKLRGMRVEPGEIETALLEVLGAQRALVRPWKGADGETRLVAYLVPGASPLPEGREVRERLRSRLPEHMLPAAFVPLEALPLTPHGKVDTRALPPPQPPGRSASFVAPRTPLEVSIARAWSQALGHEGVGLYEHFFDDLGGSSLTVVRARALLREELKQDVPITHFFEHPTVHALARRLDSSSPPPSDSTPHQDRAEARRQALQRRNPRGNRGNG; this is encoded by the coding sequence ATGCGTCTACCGTCGCGCGACGCCCCCGCGTTCGCCACCGCCGTGTCCGAAGTGCCCTCGTGGGTGGATGTGCTCCGGGAGCGGGCTCGCGCTCAACCCGAAGCGCGTGTCTTCACCTTCCTCGATGAGGAGGGTGAAACCCCTATCACCTATAGTGAATTGGATGAGGGCGCTCGCGCCGTTGCCGCGATGCTCCAGCGCCACCTCGCCCCGGGAGACCGCGCGCTGCTCCTGTATCCGCCGGGCCGGGACTACGTGCTGGGGTTTCTCGGCTGTCTCTACGCGGGCGTCATCGCCGTCCCCGCCTATCCGCCAGACCCCACCCGCCTGGGGCGCACCCTGCCTCGGCTCCAGGCCCTCGTGGCCGATTGCCGGCCCGCCGCCGCCCTCACCACCTCGCCCCTGCTGGACATGGTGGAATTCCTCACCAGCGAGGCCCCGGACCTGCGCGCGCTGCGCTGGCTCGCCACGGATGCCCTGGCCCCCGGTACCTCCGACGCCTGGTCCGCCCCCCGGCTGTCCTCCTCGGACCTGGCCTTCCTGCAATACACCTCCGGCTCCACCGGCACGCCCAAGGGCGTGATGCTCAGCCACGCCCATCTGCTGCACAACTCGGCGCTCATCTCGCTCGGGTTCGATGCGCCCCCAAATCCCGTGGGCGTCATCTGGCTGCCGCCCTACCACGACATGGGGCTCATCGGCGGCATCCTCCAGCCCCTCTACCGCGACATCCCCACCGTCCTGATGTCGCCGCTCTTCTTCCTCCAGCGCCCCCTGCGCTGGTTGGAGGCCGTCTCCCGCCACGGCGGCACCGTCAGCGGTGGCCCCAACTTCGCCTATGAGCTGTGCGTGCGGAAGAGCACCCCCGAGGAGCGCGCCGCGCTGGACTTGAGCCGCTGGTCGGTCGCCTTCTGCGGCGCCGAGCCCATCCGTCAGGAGACGCTCGAGCGCTTCGCCGAGGCGTTCGCCCCCGCGGGCTTCCGGCGCGAGGCCTTCTATCCCTGCTACGGGCTCGCCGAGGGCACGTTGATCGTCAGCGGTGGACGGCGCGCCGAGCCCCCCGTGCTCCGCCACTTCGAGCGCGAGGCCCTGCTGCGCGGTGAGGCCCGGGCCGCCGCCTCCGAGGGCGTGGCGATGATCGGCTGCGGCCAGTCCCTGGGCGACCAGGAGGTGCGCATCGTCGATCCCCAGACGCTCGCGCCCTGTGCTCCCGGCCGCGTGGGGGAGATCTGGGTCCGCGGCCCCAGCGTGGCCCAGGGCTACTGGGAGCGGCCCGAGGAGACCGGACGCACCTTCCACGCCCGGCTCGCGGGCTCGGGCGAGGGGCCCTATCTGCGCACCGGAGACCTCGGCGTGCTCGAAGGGGGCGAGCTGTTCGTCACCGGCCGCCAGAAGGATCTCCTCATCATCCGGGGCCGCAATCACTATCCGCAGGACCTCGAGCTCACCGTCGAGCGGTGCGACCCAGGTCTGCGCCCCGGCTGCGGCGCGGCGTTCTCCGTGACCGTCGACGGCGAGGAGCGCGTCGTGGCCGTCCACGAGTTCTCCCACCGCTCCGGCGATGCGGCGGAGCGCTCGCGCGAGGTCATCGCCCGCATCCGCCAGTCCGTGGCCGAACAGCATGAGCTCGCCGTGCACGCCGTGGTGCTCCTCACTCCGGGAAGTCTCCCGAAGACGTCGAGCGGCAAGGTCCAGCGCCACGCCAGCCGCGCCGCGTTCCTCGAGGGCTCCCTGGAAGTCCTCGGCTCCTGGCGCGAGGACACCTCGTCCTCCAGTGGGCAGGGGACGGCGCCGGCGGAGGCTCCCGTTCCTCCTCCGGGCTCGTCGCCCGAGGCCCTGCTGCCGTGGCTCTCCGCGCGCTTGTCCCGGGCGCTCGGCATCGCTCCGGGAGAGCTGTCGCTGGACGAGCCCCTCACCCGGTACGGGCTCGACTCCCTGCGCTCCCTGGAGGTGCAGAACGGTCTGGAGTCCGCCCTGGGGGTCGCGCTTCCCGTCACCTTCCTGCTCCAGGGCCCGAGCACTCGGGAGCTGGCCGCGCGCCTCTCCGAGCGTTCCGCGCCCGCCTCCGAGGTTTCGGCCACCCCGGTGGACCCGGCCGCGCCCGCGCCCCTCTCCGACGGCCAGCGCGCCCTGTGGTTCCTCCAGCGCATGGCCCCCGACAGCACCGCGTACCACGTGGTGCGCGCGGTGCGGATTGTCTCCCCCCTCGATGTCCCCGCGCTGGAGCGGGCCTTCCAGACGCTCGTGGCGCGGCATGCCTCGTTGCGCGCCGTGTTCCCCGAGGAGCAGGGCGCTCCCGTGCAGCGCTTCGTGACGTGGCCGGGCTCCGTGCTCCACGTGGAAGACGCCTCCGGTTGGAGCGAGGCCACGCTGGAGGCCCGGCTCGACGCCGAGGCCCGCGAGCCCTTCGACCTCGCCCAGGGTCCGTTGATGCGCGTCCTGCTGTTCACCCGGGGCGCGGACTCGCACGTGCTGCTGCTCGCGATGCACCACCTCGTCACCGACTTCTGGTCTCTCGCGGTGATGCTGGAGGAGCTGGGCGCGCTCTACTCGGCGGAGACCGGGGGCGTACCCGCTGTCTTGCCCGTGGGTGCGCCCGAGCCTGTCGCGGCGATCCAATCCCTCGCGGCGCGGCTCGCGGGCCCGAGGGGCGAGGCCCTGCGCGCTTTCTGGGGCTCGCGTCTCGGTGGAGAGCTGCCCGCCCTGGCGCTGCCCCTGGATCACCCCCGGCCCCGGCTCCAGTCCTTCCGAGGTGATTCGCTCCCGTTCCACGTGGGCCCGGAGACCACCGCGCGCGTGAAGGCACTCGCGCGGGAGCACGGCGCCACGCCGTACATGGTGCTGCTCGCGGCCTTCTTCGCCTTCCTGCGCCGCTACACCGGCCAGGAGGACGTCCTCGTGGGATCGCCCACCGCCGGCCGCGCCCGTCCGGAGCTGGCCCGGCTCGTGGGCTACCTCGTCAATCCCGTGGCCCTGCGCGCCTCGCTCCCGCCGGGGCTCTCCTTCGCGCAACTCATCTCCCAGGTGCGCACCACCGTACTGGAGGCGATCGAGCACCAGGAGTGGCCCTTCGCCCGGCTCGTCGAGCAGCTCCAGCCCACGCGTGAGCCGGGGCGCTCGCCCCTCTTCCAGGCGATGTTCGTCCTCCAGCGCGGCCACCTTCCCGGAGACCCGGGGCCGCTGTCCGCCTTCGCGCTCGGCGAGGCCGGCGCGCGCATGCGCCTGGGGCCCCTGACGCTTGAGTCCCTGCCGGTCTCGACTCGTGGCGCGGCGTTCGACCTCACCCTGATGATGGCCGAGACGGGCGAGGGACTGGGCGGCTCGTGGGAGTACTGCACGGACCTCTTCGAGCCCTCCACGGCCGCGCGCATGGCCCGGCACTTCGTGTCGCTGCTCGCGAGTCTGGTGGAGTCCCCCGAGCGCCCGGTGGAGGCGGCGGAGCTGCTGGACGCGGAGGAGCGCGCCCGGGTGTTGGGCTCCTGGAGCGAGGGGCCCCGGGTGGACGTGGCCGAGGGCCACCTCGCGGGGTTGTTGATGGAGCGGGCGCGGCGCTCGCCCGGCCAGGAGGCGCTGGTGTGCGGCGCCGAGCGGCTGGACTACCGCGAGCTGGAGGCGCGGGCCCGGCGGCTCGGCCACCGGCTGCGGCGCGAGGGCGTGGGCCCCGAGGTGCGCGTGGGCGTGCTGCTGGAGCGGGGCGTGGACGTGGGCGTGGCCTTCTGGGGCGTGCAGCTCGCGGGCGGCGTGTACGTGCCGCTGGACGCGATGCAGCCCCGTGAGCGGCTGGAGTGGATGGTGGAGGACTCGCGGCCCCTCGTGGTGGTGACGCGCGCGGGCCTGGGCGAGCGCTGCCGGGTGCCCCCGAGCGTTCGCGTGCTGCGGCTGGACGAGCCCGGAGACGACGCGGCGGGCCCGCTGGAGAGCTCGGCCGGTGCCGAGCATGCCGCGTATGTCATCTACACCTCCGGCAGCACCGGCAGGCCCAAGGGCGTCGAGCTGACACACCGGGGCGCGCTCCACCTGGCCCACACCCAGTGGCGCGTCTTCGGGCTCGCCGAGGGCAGCCGCGTGCTCCAGTTCGCGCCGCTCGGCTTCGATGCGTCCATCTCCGAGTTCCTCATGACGGTGGCCGCGGGCGCGGCGCTGATCTTCCCCGCCGCGGGCGAGCTGCTCGTGGGGGAGGGGCTCAAGCGCACGTTGGTGGAGGGGAGGGTGGACACGGCCACGCTGCCTCCCTCCGTGCTCGCGCTGCTGCCCCCCGAGGGCCTCGAGACGCTGCGCACTGTCATCTCCGCGGGAGAAGCGTGCCCGCCGGAGTTGGTGGCACGCTGGGCTCCGGGCCGGCGCTTCCTCAATGCCTATGGGCCCACCGAGGTGACGGTGTGCGCCTCGTGGGCTGAGTGCCGCGCGGACGAGGCGCGTCCTCCTCCCATCGGCGGGCCGCTGGGCAATACCCAGGTGTACGTGCTGGACGCGGCCCTGCGGCCCGTGCCCCCCGGTGTGGCCGGTGAGCTGTACGTGGGCGGCCCGGGCGTGGCGCGTGGCTACCTCGGCCGGCCGGAGCTGACCGCCGAGCGCTTCGTTCCCCATCCCTTCGCCCGCGAGCCCGGCGCGCGCCTGTACCGCACCGGCGACGTGGTGCGCTGGCGGGTGGACGGCGCGCTGGAGTACCTCGGCCGCGCGGATGCCCAGGTGAAGCTGCGCGGCATGCGCGTGGAGCCCGGTGAAATCGAGACCGCGCTCCTGGAGGTGCTCGGGGCCCAGCGGGCGCTCGTGCGTCCCTGGAAGGGCGCGGACGGGGAGACCCGGCTCGTGGCGTACCTCGTCCCCGGAGCCTCCCCGCTCCCCGAGGGCCGCGAGGTGCGGGAGCGGCTGCGCTCGCGCCTCCCCGAGCACATGCTCCCCGCCGCCTTCGTTCCCCTGGAGGCCCTGCCGCTCACGCCCCATGGCAAGGTGGACACGCGCGCCCTCCCGCCTCCCCAGCCCCCGGGCCGCTCCGCCTCCTTCGTCGCGCCGCGCACTCCGCTGGAGGTGTCCATCGCCCGGGCGTGGAGCCAGGCGCTCGGCCATGAGGGCGTGGGCCTGTACGAGCACTTCTTCGATGACCTCGGCGGCAGCTCGCTCACCGTGGTGCGCGCCCGGGCCCTGCTTCGCGAGGAGCTGAAGCAGGACGTGCCCATCACCCACTTCTTCGAACACCCCACCGTCCACGCGCTCGCCCGGCGCCTGGACTCGTCATCTCCACCCCCGTCCGACTCCACCCCCCACCAGGATCGCGCCGAGGCCCGCCGTCAGGCCCTCCAGCGCCGCAACCCGAGAGGTAATCGAGGCAATGGCTGA